One stretch of Amblyraja radiata isolate CabotCenter1 chromosome 9, sAmbRad1.1.pri, whole genome shotgun sequence DNA includes these proteins:
- the LOC116977161 gene encoding B2 bradykinin receptor-like, with product MASLNLSAALNVSNSTSCPEGEFWGWLYTFLPAYIMVVCVSGLLGNIFVLLVLCLHKNRCTVPEIYLVNLAGADLLLLTCLPFWALNIAQRFAWPFGELLCRCVNLAIYMNLWSSIYFLVMVSVDRYLALVKVLNPGRIRTRSCAKINCCLIWVFSLVMSSPAFMFRRVVHVPQLNISACLLKYPGPTWQRISEIVFLVAVFLIPVLALTFFTTRILGALRNDRMQVFKQVRKESRAATLILVVLLAFLICWVPFQVFRVLNLFYEAEMLRGCGWANALANGNMVATFLGCTNSCINPVLYVMVGRQFRNKARELYSQFVARRQSQPTLRDSSVTHNTPISTLERRSPLHITQR from the coding sequence ATGGCGTCTCTCAACCTCAGCGCGGCCCTGAACGTCAGCAACTCCACCTCGTGTCCGGAGGGTGAGTTCTGGGGCTGGCTCTACACCTTCCTGCCCGCCTACATCATGGTGGTGTGCGTGTCCGGCCTGCTGGGCAACATCTTTGTGTTGCTGGTGCTCTGCCTGCACAAGAACCGCTGCACGGTGCCCGAGATCTACCTGGTCAACCTGGCGGGTGCCGACCTCCTCCTGCTCACCTGCCTCCCCTTCTGGGCGCTCAACATCGCCCAGCGCTTCGCCTGGCCCTTTGGAGAGCTGCTGTGCCGCTGCGTCAACCTGGCCATCTACATGAACCTGTGGAGCAGCATCTACTTCCtggtgatggtcagcgtggaccgctACCTGGCCCTGGTCAAGGTCCTCAACCCCGGCCGCATCCGCACCCGTTCCTgtgccaaaatcaactgttgcCTCATCTGGGTCTTCAGCCTGGTGATGAGCAGCCCTGCCTTCATGTTCCGCCGGGTGGTCCATGTGCCCCAGCTCAACATCTCCGCCTGCCTCCTCAAGTATCCCGGCCCGACCTGGCAGCGCATCTCGGAGATCGTCTTCCTGGTGGCCGTCTTCCTCATCCCCGTCCTGGCCctcaccttcttcaccaccaggATCCTGGGCGCGCTGAGGAACGACCGGATGCAGGTCTTCAAGCAGGTCCGCAAGGAGAGCAGGGCGGCCACTCTCATCCTGGTGGTGCTCCTGGCCTTCCTGATCTGCTGGGTCCCCTTCCAGGTCTTCCGAGTCCTAAACCTCTTCTACGAGGCCGAGATGCTGAGGGGATGCGGGTGGGCGAACGCTCTGGCCAACGGCAACATGGTGGCCACCTTCCTGGGCTGCACCAACAGCTGCATCAACCCCGTGCTCTATGTCATGGTGGGCCGGCAGTTCCGCAACAAAGCCAGGGAGCTCTACTCCCAGTTCGTCGCCAGGCGCCAGTCACAACCCACCCTCAGGGACTCCTCCGTGACCCACAACACCCCCATCTCCACGCTGGAGAGAAGATCGCCGCTGCACATAACACAacggtga